A genomic region of Lysinibacillus sp. 2017 contains the following coding sequences:
- a CDS encoding TatD family hydrolase, whose protein sequence is MSTYIDTHVHLNADQYDEDLQEVIDRALAANVEKMIVVGFDRKTIERAMQLIEDYDFIYAVIGWHPVDAVDCTEEDLQWIEQLAAHKKVVGIGETGLDYYWDKSPKDVQQFWLRKQIQLAKKLELPIIIHNRDATADVVQILREENAAAVGGIMHCFGGSVETARECIKMNFMISLGGPVTFKNARQPKEVASEIPLEYLLIETDAPYLAPHPNRGKRNEPSYVPLVAEEIARLKEISVEEVAQKTTENAKRFFKIEQ, encoded by the coding sequence ATGAGCACATATATTGATACACATGTCCATTTAAACGCAGATCAGTATGACGAAGATTTACAGGAAGTGATTGACCGTGCACTTGCTGCTAACGTAGAAAAAATGATTGTTGTTGGTTTTGACCGTAAAACAATTGAGCGCGCAATGCAATTGATTGAGGATTATGATTTTATTTACGCAGTAATCGGTTGGCACCCAGTCGATGCCGTCGATTGTACAGAAGAAGATTTACAATGGATTGAACAACTAGCAGCACACAAAAAGGTAGTCGGTATTGGTGAGACAGGGCTCGATTATTATTGGGATAAATCGCCAAAAGACGTGCAGCAATTTTGGCTCCGCAAGCAAATTCAATTAGCGAAAAAATTAGAGTTACCTATTATTATTCACAACCGGGATGCAACGGCAGATGTTGTCCAAATTTTACGTGAAGAAAATGCAGCAGCTGTTGGCGGAATTATGCATTGTTTCGGTGGTAGTGTTGAAACAGCACGTGAATGTATTAAGATGAATTTTATGATTAGTCTTGGAGGACCTGTGACATTCAAAAATGCACGTCAACCAAAAGAAGTCGCATCTGAGATTCCGTTAGAATATTTATTAATTGAAACAGATGCACCATATTTAGCGCCACACCCAAATCGTGGTAAACGTAATGAGCCTTCTTATGTCCCATTAGTAGCGGAAGAAATTGCCCGTTTAAAAGAAATATCAGTAGAAGAAGTGGCACAAAAAACAACCGAAAATGCAAAACGTTTTTTTAAAATTGAACAGTAA
- a CDS encoding G5 and 3D domain-containing protein, with protein sequence MLNNSMKSQFLGSLRSKQTGVRILSFVLFVSVIAFVLYHGTKNPVSITANGETTEVYTHASTVEELLVAENIEITKYDKVTPSLSTKIDSGMSIEWEQAKEVVISVDGNQSKVWTTENVVKNILEEANIEVTEQDLVSQSLDTEVGADNKIDIQKAFQLTLVDGLEERQVWSTSTTVANFLNQQGIQLNESDRVDKNLEKVITPNEKIAVVRVEKVTDVVEESVDFAVEKKNDSSLLKGTEKLVAEGKKGKVERTYSTVKENGKVVSKSVTSEKVVQSPTTKVVAVGTKVVTASVSRSNSEPASGNEFYVEATAYTPYCTGCSGISATGINLRSNSGLKLIAVDPRVIPLGSKVWVEGYGYALAGDTGGAIKGNKIDILVQTESQANTWGRKKVRIKVLN encoded by the coding sequence ATGTTAAATAATTCCATGAAAAGCCAGTTCTTAGGATCATTGAGGAGTAAGCAAACAGGCGTTAGGATTTTGTCATTTGTCCTGTTTGTTTCAGTAATTGCATTCGTTCTTTATCATGGAACGAAAAATCCCGTTTCGATTACAGCAAACGGTGAAACAACCGAAGTATACACTCACGCAAGTACGGTTGAAGAGCTATTAGTAGCAGAGAATATAGAAATAACAAAGTATGATAAAGTAACACCCTCACTGAGTACCAAAATCGATAGTGGAATGTCGATTGAATGGGAACAGGCAAAAGAAGTAGTAATTTCAGTTGATGGAAATCAGTCAAAAGTTTGGACAACTGAAAATGTAGTGAAGAACATTTTGGAAGAAGCAAATATCGAAGTAACGGAGCAGGATTTAGTATCACAAAGCTTAGATACAGAAGTAGGAGCAGATAACAAAATCGATATTCAAAAGGCGTTTCAGTTAACGCTTGTCGATGGCTTAGAAGAGAGACAAGTATGGTCCACTTCGACTACGGTCGCTAACTTTTTAAATCAACAAGGGATTCAACTAAATGAATCCGATCGTGTCGACAAAAATTTGGAGAAAGTTATCACTCCAAATGAAAAAATCGCAGTTGTTCGCGTAGAAAAAGTTACCGATGTAGTGGAGGAATCAGTCGATTTCGCAGTTGAAAAGAAAAACGATTCTTCTTTATTGAAGGGCACAGAAAAATTAGTAGCAGAAGGTAAAAAAGGTAAGGTTGAACGTACTTATAGCACGGTTAAAGAGAACGGGAAAGTCGTATCAAAAAGTGTTACCTCAGAAAAAGTAGTACAAAGTCCAACAACAAAAGTTGTCGCAGTTGGAACAAAAGTTGTCACAGCAAGTGTATCTCGTTCGAACAGTGAACCTGCTTCAGGTAACGAGTTTTATGTTGAAGCGACAGCATACACACCATATTGCACAGGTTGCTCAGGTATTTCAGCAACTGGTATTAACTTGCGCTCAAATTCAGGTTTAAAACTAATCGCAGTGGATCCACGTGTCATTCCATTAGGCTCAAAAGTTTGGGTAGAAGGCTATGGTTATGCATTGGCTGGAGATACTGGCGGTGCAATTAAAGGTAATAAAATTGATATTTTAGTACAAACAGAATCACAGGCAAATACCTGGGGTCGTAAAAAAGTGCGCATTAAAGTATTAAACTAA
- the rnmV gene encoding ribonuclease M5 codes for MDIQEIIVVEGKDDTTAIKRATGADTIETNGSAISDEVLRRIAHAQKKRGVIVFTDPDYPGRRIRAIIEERVPGVKHAFLAKAKTIAKNGKGLGIEHANDEDIREALSNVYTLAQSHIEEIITLEDLMTAKLIGHPQSKARRDKLGEILNIGSTNGKQLHKRLMMFQITVEQFAKAIQALDQEEKNV; via the coding sequence TTGGACATACAAGAGATTATTGTTGTAGAAGGGAAAGACGATACAACAGCGATTAAACGCGCAACAGGTGCAGATACAATTGAAACGAACGGCTCAGCCATTTCCGATGAAGTTCTTCGTCGTATTGCCCACGCACAAAAAAAACGTGGGGTCATCGTGTTTACAGATCCTGATTATCCAGGCCGCCGTATTCGAGCGATTATTGAAGAACGTGTTCCAGGCGTTAAGCATGCGTTTTTAGCAAAGGCAAAAACTATTGCAAAAAATGGTAAAGGCTTAGGAATTGAACATGCCAATGATGAAGATATTCGTGAAGCATTATCAAATGTTTATACACTGGCACAATCACATATTGAAGAAATAATTACGTTAGAAGACTTAATGACTGCTAAGCTAATCGGTCACCCACAATCAAAGGCAAGACGTGATAAACTTGGCGAAATTTTAAATATTGGTAGCACAAATGGCAAGCAATTGCACAAACGATTAATGATGTTTCAAATTACAGTGGAACAATTCGCAAAAGCAATTCAAGCCTTAGATCAGGAGGAAAAGAATGTATAA
- the rsmA gene encoding 16S rRNA (adenine(1518)-N(6)/adenine(1519)-N(6))-dimethyltransferase RsmA — translation MYKDIATPIRTKEILEKYGFSFKKSLGQNFLIDPNILRNIVSHAYLTENSGAIEVGPGIGALTEHLAREAKKVVSFEIDQRLLPVLEDTLSPYDNVKIVHSDILKADVEKVIAEEMPGIEDIMVVANLPYYVTTPILMKLLNDRLPIRGFVVMMQKEVADRITAKPGTKAYGSLSIAIQYYMTAEIAMVVPKTVFMPQPNVDSAVIRLIKHDTPPVEVIDEDFLFEVTRMSFAQRRKTILNNLQNGLMNGKQKKELIVKALEEAGIEPARRGETLSIQEFGKLADLLHPHFCVRQ, via the coding sequence ATGTATAAAGATATCGCAACGCCGATTCGTACAAAAGAAATTTTAGAAAAATATGGTTTCTCATTTAAAAAGAGTTTAGGACAAAACTTTCTAATTGACCCCAATATTTTACGCAATATCGTTAGCCACGCATACTTAACAGAAAACAGTGGTGCGATTGAAGTTGGACCAGGGATTGGTGCATTAACAGAGCATTTAGCACGTGAAGCGAAGAAAGTTGTGTCGTTTGAAATTGATCAACGCTTATTACCTGTACTAGAAGATACGTTAAGCCCATATGACAATGTTAAAATTGTCCATTCAGATATTTTAAAAGCAGATGTTGAAAAAGTCATTGCAGAAGAAATGCCTGGTATTGAAGATATTATGGTAGTAGCGAACTTACCGTACTATGTAACAACACCCATTTTAATGAAGTTGCTGAACGACCGACTACCGATTCGTGGCTTTGTTGTGATGATGCAAAAGGAAGTAGCAGATCGTATTACGGCAAAACCAGGGACAAAAGCATATGGCTCTTTATCGATTGCAATTCAATATTACATGACAGCAGAAATTGCAATGGTCGTACCAAAAACAGTGTTTATGCCGCAACCAAATGTTGACTCGGCGGTTATTCGTTTAATTAAACACGATACACCACCAGTTGAAGTAATTGATGAAGATTTTTTATTTGAAGTAACACGCATGTCATTTGCACAGCGTCGTAAAACAATTTTAAACAATCTACAAAATGGTCTTATGAACGGAAAACAAAAGAAAGAACTTATTGTAAAAGCTCTAGAAGAAGCAGGTATTGAACCAGCACGTCGTGGCGAAACCCTCTCTATTCAAGAATTTGGTAAATTAGCCGACTTGTTACATCCACATTTTTGTGTTCGACAATAA
- the veg gene encoding biofilm formation stimulator Veg has product MPKTLADIKRSLDAHVGKRLQLKANGGRKKTVECEGVLSETYHAVFVIELNQQDNACKRVSYSYTDILTEAVEITFLDDAVAAIQ; this is encoded by the coding sequence ATGCCAAAAACGTTAGCAGACATTAAAAGGTCATTAGATGCCCATGTGGGTAAACGTTTGCAATTAAAAGCAAACGGTGGTCGTAAGAAAACAGTTGAGTGCGAAGGTGTTTTAAGTGAAACTTATCATGCTGTATTCGTCATTGAACTAAATCAACAGGATAATGCGTGCAAGCGCGTATCTTACAGTTATACGGATATACTTACAGAAGCAGTAGAGATTACTTTTTTAGATGATGCAGTAGCAGCCATCCAATAG
- a CDS encoding small, acid-soluble spore protein, alpha/beta type, translating into MAKQKIMSAHLKEEIAKELGFYDVVEREGWGGIRSRDAGNMVKRAIEIAQEGLAAQSKQDNQK; encoded by the coding sequence ATGGCAAAACAAAAAATCATGTCTGCTCATCTAAAAGAAGAGATTGCCAAAGAACTTGGATTTTATGATGTGGTGGAACGTGAGGGTTGGGGCGGAATTAGATCCCGTGATGCAGGTAACATGGTGAAGCGTGCGATTGAAATAGCACAAGAAGGTTTAGCAGCTCAATCAAAGCAAGATAACCAAAAGTAA
- the ispE gene encoding 4-(cytidine 5'-diphospho)-2-C-methyl-D-erythritol kinase has protein sequence MLYVKAPAKINLTLDVLYKRPDNYHEVEMIMTTVDLADRIGLEPRADGLIKIVSTDNFVPDDQRNFAYQAAELLKNTYGIKEGVTISIEKQIPIAAGLAGGSSDAAATLRGLNELWNLNLSLDELAEYGAKIGSDVSFCVYGGTALATGRGEKIQEISAPPTCWVILAKPKIGVSTADVYGGLKIEGLEHPNTAQMIEAIKTNNYPLMCQSLGNVLETVTFNLHAEVVVIKEQMQRFGADAVLMSGSGPTVFGLVENEARVGRIYNGLRGFCEEVYVVRMLGERNPLA, from the coding sequence ATGTTATATGTAAAAGCACCCGCAAAAATTAATTTAACACTCGATGTGCTTTATAAACGTCCAGACAATTATCACGAAGTTGAAATGATTATGACAACGGTGGATTTAGCAGATCGTATAGGTCTTGAACCGCGTGCGGATGGATTAATCAAAATTGTATCAACGGATAATTTCGTACCAGACGATCAAAGAAATTTTGCTTATCAAGCTGCTGAGTTATTGAAAAATACATATGGCATTAAAGAAGGGGTAACCATCTCGATTGAAAAGCAAATTCCAATTGCTGCAGGTTTAGCTGGGGGAAGTAGCGACGCGGCAGCAACTTTGCGCGGATTGAATGAATTATGGAATTTAAATTTATCATTAGATGAGTTAGCAGAATACGGAGCTAAAATTGGCTCGGACGTATCGTTTTGTGTATACGGGGGAACAGCGTTAGCTACGGGGCGTGGCGAAAAGATTCAAGAAATTTCGGCGCCACCAACTTGCTGGGTTATTTTAGCAAAGCCAAAAATCGGTGTTTCAACAGCAGACGTTTATGGTGGTTTGAAAATTGAGGGTCTAGAACACCCAAATACAGCACAAATGATTGAAGCGATTAAAACAAATAATTACCCGTTAATGTGTCAATCACTTGGCAATGTTTTAGAAACGGTCACATTTAACCTACACGCAGAGGTTGTTGTGATTAAAGAGCAAATGCAGCGTTTTGGGGCGGATGCGGTACTAATGAGTGGTAGCGGTCCGACAGTATTTGGTTTAGTTGAGAATGAAGCACGTGTTGGACGCATTTATAACGGATTGCGTGGTTTTTGTGAAGAAGTATACGTAGTACGAATGCTAGGGGAACGTAATCCACTTGCATAA
- the purR gene encoding pur operon repressor: MKWKRSERLVDMTHYLLEHPHQLIPLTYFSEIYSSAKSSISEDLTIVKETFEEKGIGLLITVPGAAGGVKYIPKMAQQEVRQIIEEFIIELGHSDRLLPGGYLFMTDLLGNPELMNRVGKVFASAFSHKKIDVIMTVATKGISIAHAIARHLNVPVVVVRRDSKVTEGSTVSINYVSGSSRRIQTMVLSKRSMKSGQRVLITDDFMKVGGTMNGMKNLLEEFDCELAGIAVLVEAEHADETLVDDYYSLVKLHEVNEKDRTIALSEGNFFSKGEKLI, encoded by the coding sequence ATGAAATGGAAGCGTAGTGAACGCCTTGTAGATATGACTCATTATTTACTTGAGCATCCACATCAGTTGATCCCGCTAACTTATTTTTCTGAGATTTACAGTTCCGCAAAATCTTCTATTAGTGAAGATTTAACGATTGTAAAGGAAACATTTGAAGAAAAGGGAATCGGGCTTTTAATTACCGTGCCTGGAGCTGCAGGTGGCGTTAAATATATTCCTAAAATGGCACAACAAGAAGTTCGTCAAATTATTGAGGAATTTATTATTGAATTAGGACATTCAGATCGCTTACTTCCTGGTGGCTATTTATTTATGACGGACCTATTAGGGAATCCGGAATTAATGAATCGCGTAGGGAAAGTATTTGCCAGTGCTTTTAGTCATAAAAAAATTGACGTAATCATGACCGTTGCAACAAAAGGAATTTCAATTGCACATGCGATTGCGAGACATTTGAATGTACCCGTTGTTGTTGTACGTCGTGATAGTAAAGTAACAGAAGGTTCTACTGTAAGTATTAATTATGTGTCGGGCTCTTCTCGTCGTATTCAAACGATGGTTTTATCGAAGCGTAGTATGAAAAGTGGTCAACGTGTACTAATCACCGATGATTTTATGAAAGTCGGCGGTACGATGAACGGTATGAAAAACTTGCTAGAAGAATTCGATTGTGAGCTTGCGGGTATCGCGGTACTTGTAGAAGCAGAACACGCCGATGAAACACTAGTAGATGATTACTATTCGTTAGTGAAGTTACATGAAGTAAATGAGAAAGATCGCACGATTGCATTAAGTGAAGGTAATTTTTTTTCTAAAGGAGAGAAATTAATATGA
- a CDS encoding RidA family protein has product MKTVSTANAPAAIGPYAQGIVVNNLFYSSGQIPLTATGELVDGDIEVQTNQVFENLKAVLAAAGSSLDQVVKTTVFMKDMNDFVAMNEVYASHFGTHKPARSAVEVARLPKDVKVEIEVIALVK; this is encoded by the coding sequence ATGAAAACTGTTTCAACAGCAAATGCACCAGCAGCAATCGGACCCTATGCACAAGGTATTGTCGTGAACAACCTATTTTACTCTTCAGGTCAAATTCCACTAACTGCTACAGGCGAATTAGTTGATGGCGATATTGAAGTACAAACAAATCAAGTATTTGAAAATTTAAAAGCAGTTTTAGCTGCGGCAGGATCTTCTTTAGATCAAGTTGTAAAAACAACGGTATTTATGAAAGATATGAATGACTTTGTCGCAATGAATGAAGTATATGCCTCACATTTTGGTACACATAAACCAGCTCGTTCAGCTGTAGAAGTAGCACGTTTACCAAAAGATGTGAAAGTAGAAATTGAAGTTATCGCATTAGTGAAGTAA
- the spoVG gene encoding septation regulator SpoVG: protein MEITDVRLRRVQTDGRMRAIASITLDDEFVIHDIRVIDGNTGLFVAMPSKRTPDGEFRDIAHPINSNTRNKIQEIVLEAFHATSAEETDGVELELEEANA from the coding sequence ATGGAAATTACTGACGTTAGATTACGCCGCGTTCAAACGGACGGACGTATGCGTGCGATTGCTTCAATTACACTTGATGATGAGTTTGTTATTCATGATATCCGCGTAATTGATGGCAATACAGGTTTATTTGTAGCAATGCCAAGCAAGAGAACACCAGATGGCGAGTTCCGTGATATCGCACATCCAATTAATTCGAATACTCGTAATAAAATTCAAGAAATCGTTCTTGAAGCATTCCATGCAACTTCAGCTGAAGAAACAGATGGAGTAGAATTAGAGTTAGAAGAAGCAAATGCTTAA